Proteins co-encoded in one Arachis hypogaea cultivar Tifrunner chromosome 11, arahy.Tifrunner.gnm2.J5K5, whole genome shotgun sequence genomic window:
- the LOC112723270 gene encoding N6-mAMP deaminase isoform X1: MFECCFFFFLSDTRPWMSSVNGHWPVSSEPTRVYSYSYPTPNEALAVSVSVLRKKKRWSGGCQCQRELARALWDKGLIDFSQVEHVILKNDRSLTEVFKLFDVIRILTTDHMTVTRIANKVVEDFASEKVVYLELRTTPKKNDSQGMSKRSYVEAVLEGIRSVSSVDVALIPYIEDPRNLLDPLHAATNDKCNGNSRKKIFVRLLLSVDRRETTEATMETVKLALEMRHLGVVGIDVSGNPKVGEWYLNLSRTLA; this comes from the exons ATGTTTGagtgctgtttttttttttttttgtctgataCACGCCCTTGGATGAGTTCAGTGAATGGCCATTGGCCAGTCTCTTCTGAACCAACCAGAGTGTACTCTTACTCTTACCCAACACCCAACGAAGCACTTGCAGTTTCAGTTTCAgtgttgaggaagaagaaaagatggagtgGTGGATGTCAATGCCAAAG AGAACTCGCTAGAGCTTTGTGGGACAAGGGTCTAATAGATTTTTCCCAAGTGGAGCATGTTATCCTTAAAA ATGATCGTTCATTGACTGAGGTGTTCAAGTTGTTTGATGTGATCCGCATTCTTACTACTGATCACATGACTGTTACAAGAATTGCGAATAAA GTTGTTGAAGATTTCGCATCAGAAAAGGTTGTCTATCTCGAATTGAGAACCACCCCAAAG AAAAACGATTCCCAAGGAATGAGCAAACGTTCTTATGTTGAAGCTGTATTGGAAGGGATAAGATCTGTCAGCTCAGTTGATGTGGCTTTAATTCCTTATATTGAGGATCCTAGAAATCTTTTAGATCCTCTGCACGCAGCGACAAATGATAAATGTAATGGAAATAGTAGGAAGAAAATCTTTGTTAGGCTTCTCTTGAGTGTTGATCGTAGGGAGACAACAGAAGCAACTATGGAAACT GTCAAACTGGCACTGGAAATGAGGCATTTGGGGGTGGTTGGAATTGACGTATCTGGGAATCCAAAGGTTGGCGAGTGGTATCTCAATCTATCAAGGACTCTAGCATAG
- the LOC112723270 gene encoding N6-mAMP deaminase isoform X2, producing the protein MEWWMSMPKVELHAHLNGSIRGSTLLELARALWDKGLIDFSQVEHVILKNDRSLTEVFKLFDVIRILTTDHMTVTRIANKVVEDFASEKVVYLELRTTPKKNDSQGMSKRSYVEAVLEGIRSVSSVDVALIPYIEDPRNLLDPLHAATNDKCNGNSRKKIFVRLLLSVDRRETTEATMETVKLALEMRHLGVVGIDVSGNPKVGEWYLNLSRTLA; encoded by the exons atggagtgGTGGATGTCAATGCCAAAGGTGGAACTCCATGCTCACCTCAATGGATCCATCAGAGGCTCCACTCTCCT AGAACTCGCTAGAGCTTTGTGGGACAAGGGTCTAATAGATTTTTCCCAAGTGGAGCATGTTATCCTTAAAA ATGATCGTTCATTGACTGAGGTGTTCAAGTTGTTTGATGTGATCCGCATTCTTACTACTGATCACATGACTGTTACAAGAATTGCGAATAAA GTTGTTGAAGATTTCGCATCAGAAAAGGTTGTCTATCTCGAATTGAGAACCACCCCAAAG AAAAACGATTCCCAAGGAATGAGCAAACGTTCTTATGTTGAAGCTGTATTGGAAGGGATAAGATCTGTCAGCTCAGTTGATGTGGCTTTAATTCCTTATATTGAGGATCCTAGAAATCTTTTAGATCCTCTGCACGCAGCGACAAATGATAAATGTAATGGAAATAGTAGGAAGAAAATCTTTGTTAGGCTTCTCTTGAGTGTTGATCGTAGGGAGACAACAGAAGCAACTATGGAAACT GTCAAACTGGCACTGGAAATGAGGCATTTGGGGGTGGTTGGAATTGACGTATCTGGGAATCCAAAGGTTGGCGAGTGGTATCTCAATCTATCAAGGACTCTAGCATAG